One stretch of Zhihengliuella flava DNA includes these proteins:
- a CDS encoding prealbumin-like fold domain-containing protein has protein sequence MSRHLSRVRPAWHRGIKSLLAMGVAAGLMFSGSVAMATSAGLESPAPAEETAATEPAESSAAEVSARQAPAEESAPDAAPEPAPAVEEPPAEEPAPSEPVAEPAPEPAPIEGPAITDAPEPPAAKTKQQSEAKKAPETTEAAEESEAAPEASAVEMFASPSQFLLDWPADIDQATDPIGNADTTVYSQGSKENDPSSWQYNGSAGAPDSGDVGDTWVAAEYDSSGDAWLWLAFERTTANGQIGYFLELNQAPATTNSNGATVPQRTVGDLRITFPANGSNFSTPQIQEWNGSTWVSKSLPAGSWDQAISQGSTLVEFKFNLSAIFGGADGILDCGQFDFASLMLRSAASASPSSQLKDFVGGSINIDLCAGLTILKTDASGNPLGGASFEVSPNPLPGESGTLSVTDNDSNDANPAAGTIELAEVNPGTYTVTETAAPAGYLLPADRDQGPQTVSPGGSVTFTFADPRAWQPLTVTKTIQASYTATHAWDIEKTVDRTRVEQSATTADFNYVVTVTEGERTTSDYVVSGQITVNNPNPAPMVATVEDVLSDGTVCVVDAADASPADGLQVQFAAGTNVLSYECEVATEPADASGSNEVTLTWNRGDYPQTQSDVDDPESAPVATASDEESYEWQVNNVDRTITVEDSQYQFDPAWEITWSSAGTEHVKSYTLTRSVTAGECQTFDNTATIVETGQSSSTQATLCVGADLVVEKNVIHSFDRTYLWEIEKSALGEQPFAADPATGDVTVEYEVTVGPDSSGPGFQDSGWAMSGGIEVFNPNTWQDIEVTVTDVVDIGGGAECTVLDSTRVVAAGEKETFDYTCTFTSEPEYEGENVATATWDAEAALTPNGSDTGSAPVEIDEWSVTPINQTITVVDDHFTFDPAWTITWSDGMQPQTRTYELTWNVGEAGQCQEFVNTATVLGDNGLPLTGSEASAQACREAALVVDKSIDGSFDRLYLWDITKGVDPERVMVGQDDAVPEVEYSVVAVPGGVVDSGFVLGGSITVSNPNTYESGWIVAEVEDQISVDSLVCTVADDDLNPDGTVTIAPSSSVVLDYSCTTDGVTAETTGENVAVVSWADGARESMSDPVPVEFVLDGETDRVVEVYDDQTDPEAEPVLLGSAEWNADGVGIPFEYPLAVDAPVGECATFTNTAWVVVTGQDPEASAEVTVCREAALVIEKTVEASFDRTYLWDVLKDRADGGEDFVEADETGEATVPYAITVLSEGYVDSGFELGGVITITNPNVYAEGVIDAVVSDALSVEGAVCTVSGLGEGGSLTLEPEQSVELEYSCTTEGMTADSTGENTAMASWHNGERSASSDPVPFAFAVDTETDRTVEVFDDQAVPGAAGELLGTVSWDDVTEPVDEWSEQFAQELVFQVEAGTCETFTNTAWVEVTGENPQDDAVATVCNEADLMVSKSSVASFDRLYLWDVSKDVNRTTVTVGADDVAPEFDYTILATPDGFEDSGWVMSGEITIMNPNSAQQGPITATAVDLPEVEGVESCTVTGGDEVVIEAGQTRTLEYECVVSGQPAYEGSNTVEVTWDGGFVTASADVVFELAGETDKTVEVFDDQTDPEAEPALLGTATWNEAGESTEFGYTMALDAPAGQCTEYTNTAWVDVAGENPQDSQTVMPCREAALVVDKSIDGSFDRLYLWDITKGVDPERVMVGQDDAVPEVEYSVVAVPGGVVDSGFVLGGSITVSNPNTYESGWIVAEVEDQISVDSLVCTVADDDLNPDGTVTIAPSSSVVLDYSCTTDGVTAETTGENVAVVSWADGARESMSDPVPVEFVLDGETDRVVEVYDDQTDPEAEPVLLGSAEWNADGVGIPFEYPLAVDAPVGECATFTNTAWVVVTGQDPEASAEVTVCREAALVIEKTVEASFDRTYLWDVLKDRADGGEDFVEADETGEATVPYAITVLSEGYVDSGFELGGVITITNPNVYAEGVIDAVVSDALSVEGAVCTVSGLGEGGSLTLEPEQSVELEYSCTTEGMTADSTGENTAMASWHNGERSASSDPVPFAFAVDTETDRTVEVFDDQAVPGAAGELLGTVSWDDVTEPVDEWSEQFAQELVFQVEAGTCETFTNTAWVEVTGENPQDDAVATVCNEADLMVSKSSVASFDRLYLWDVSKDVNRTTVTVGADDVAPEFDYTILATPDGFEDSGWVMSGEITIMNPNSAQQGPITATAVDLPEVEGVESCTVTGGDEVVIEAGQTRTLEYECVVSGQPAYEGSNTVEVTWDGGFVTASADVVFELAGETDKTVEVFDDQTDPEAEPALLGTATWNEAGESTEFGYTMALDAPAGQCTEYTNTAWVDVAGENPQDSQTVMPCREAALVVDKSIDGSFDRLYLWDITKERLGTEELVEADRQGEADVPYLISVTSAGVADSGFALGGSLTVVNPNTYESGWIVAAIEHEISIESLLCTVADDDLNPDGTVTIAPSSSVVLDYSCTTDGVTAETTGENVAVVSWADGDRSVRTAPAAVEFVLDGETDRVVEVYDDQTDPEAEPVLLGTVSWDEVDPSDDEWSKDFEQELTFTVDPGTCQGFVNTAWVEVTGENPEDNASVTVCHEAELLVSKSAQATFDRTYLWEIDKDVEREHITVAHDGDAPQFNYAVTATPDGHEDSNWMLSGQITVTNPNSAEQGPIVASIADQPGVEGVQSCTIAEGETIDIQPGETLTLNYECRIDGEPALRGENVVVLTWDGGAVTATADVVFEVAAETNKSVDVVDDQANPDAAPTALGTAEWNDAGEPTTFEYVLTRDVAVGDCETFTNTATLVETEAEATADAEACREATPPVKLPPTGLNAGWMSALGFGMLLFGAAALIMRHRRS, from the coding sequence ATGTCACGACATCTCTCCCGCGTCCGCCCCGCGTGGCACCGCGGCATCAAATCACTACTGGCTATGGGGGTCGCCGCGGGACTGATGTTCTCCGGAAGCGTGGCCATGGCAACGTCAGCAGGCCTTGAATCGCCGGCCCCTGCCGAGGAAACTGCTGCCACTGAGCCGGCCGAGAGCTCGGCCGCCGAAGTCTCTGCGCGGCAAGCCCCGGCCGAGGAATCGGCCCCGGACGCAGCGCCCGAGCCCGCGCCAGCGGTCGAGGAACCACCGGCTGAGGAGCCGGCGCCGTCGGAACCTGTCGCCGAGCCGGCCCCCGAGCCTGCGCCCATCGAAGGGCCAGCCATCACGGACGCCCCAGAGCCTCCGGCCGCCAAGACGAAGCAGCAGAGCGAGGCGAAGAAGGCCCCCGAGACCACCGAAGCGGCCGAAGAGTCCGAGGCCGCGCCCGAGGCCTCTGCCGTTGAGATGTTTGCCTCGCCCAGCCAGTTCCTCCTGGACTGGCCCGCTGACATCGATCAGGCAACGGATCCCATCGGTAACGCCGACACCACCGTCTACAGCCAAGGTTCCAAGGAGAATGATCCGTCGTCGTGGCAGTACAACGGCTCGGCGGGTGCGCCGGATTCGGGCGACGTCGGGGATACCTGGGTTGCTGCCGAATATGACAGCTCGGGGGATGCTTGGCTCTGGTTGGCGTTTGAACGGACCACGGCCAACGGTCAGATTGGCTACTTCCTCGAACTGAACCAAGCGCCCGCCACGACGAACAGCAACGGGGCAACCGTGCCCCAGCGAACGGTGGGCGATCTGCGGATCACCTTCCCGGCGAACGGAAGCAACTTCTCGACGCCGCAAATTCAGGAATGGAACGGGTCGACGTGGGTCTCGAAGTCACTGCCCGCTGGCTCGTGGGATCAGGCCATCAGTCAGGGATCGACTCTGGTCGAGTTCAAGTTCAACCTGTCCGCCATCTTCGGCGGTGCGGACGGGATCCTCGATTGTGGGCAGTTCGACTTCGCGAGCCTCATGCTGCGCTCCGCGGCCTCGGCCAGCCCATCGTCCCAGCTCAAGGACTTTGTCGGCGGGTCGATCAACATCGATCTGTGCGCCGGCCTGACGATTCTCAAGACGGACGCTTCAGGAAACCCGTTGGGCGGAGCGAGCTTTGAGGTCTCGCCGAACCCGCTGCCCGGGGAGTCCGGCACGCTGTCCGTCACGGACAATGACAGCAACGATGCGAACCCGGCGGCTGGCACCATCGAATTGGCCGAAGTGAACCCGGGCACCTACACGGTGACGGAGACCGCTGCGCCGGCGGGCTACCTGCTGCCGGCAGACCGGGATCAAGGTCCTCAGACGGTGTCACCGGGTGGTTCTGTGACCTTTACCTTTGCGGATCCGCGGGCGTGGCAACCGCTGACGGTGACCAAGACGATCCAGGCGTCCTACACGGCGACGCACGCGTGGGACATCGAGAAGACGGTGGACCGGACTCGGGTTGAGCAATCTGCGACGACGGCGGACTTCAACTATGTGGTGACGGTGACCGAGGGGGAGCGGACGACGTCGGACTACGTGGTGAGTGGCCAGATCACCGTCAACAACCCCAACCCTGCCCCGATGGTAGCCACCGTCGAGGACGTGCTCAGCGATGGGACCGTCTGCGTGGTCGACGCGGCGGACGCCTCACCGGCGGACGGGCTCCAGGTGCAGTTTGCGGCCGGGACCAATGTCCTGAGCTACGAATGTGAGGTCGCGACGGAGCCGGCTGACGCGTCCGGATCCAACGAGGTGACGCTGACGTGGAACCGCGGGGATTACCCGCAGACGCAGTCGGACGTCGACGACCCTGAATCTGCGCCTGTGGCTACCGCATCCGATGAGGAGAGCTACGAGTGGCAGGTCAATAACGTCGATCGGACGATCACGGTCGAGGACAGCCAGTACCAGTTCGATCCGGCGTGGGAAATCACCTGGTCTTCGGCGGGCACGGAGCACGTCAAGAGCTACACGCTCACGCGGAGCGTCACCGCCGGTGAGTGCCAGACGTTTGACAATACGGCGACGATCGTCGAGACCGGTCAATCCTCGTCGACGCAAGCCACGCTCTGTGTCGGCGCAGATCTTGTGGTGGAGAAGAACGTGATCCACAGCTTTGACCGCACGTATCTTTGGGAGATTGAGAAGTCCGCCCTCGGCGAGCAACCGTTTGCTGCGGACCCGGCGACCGGCGATGTGACGGTGGAATATGAGGTCACGGTCGGCCCCGACTCCTCCGGCCCGGGTTTCCAAGATTCGGGCTGGGCCATGAGCGGCGGGATCGAAGTCTTCAATCCCAACACGTGGCAGGACATTGAGGTCACGGTCACGGATGTTGTCGATATCGGCGGCGGAGCCGAGTGCACGGTCCTTGACTCGACGCGGGTTGTCGCCGCGGGAGAGAAGGAGACCTTCGACTACACCTGCACCTTCACGAGTGAACCGGAGTACGAGGGCGAAAACGTGGCCACGGCCACGTGGGACGCCGAAGCGGCGTTGACCCCGAACGGCTCTGACACGGGGAGCGCCCCTGTGGAGATCGACGAATGGTCGGTGACACCGATCAATCAGACGATCACCGTGGTGGACGATCATTTCACGTTCGATCCAGCGTGGACCATCACGTGGTCTGACGGGATGCAGCCGCAAACCCGGACGTACGAGCTGACGTGGAACGTGGGCGAGGCCGGGCAGTGCCAAGAATTCGTCAATACTGCCACGGTCCTCGGCGACAACGGGCTGCCCTTGACCGGTTCAGAGGCCTCCGCGCAAGCGTGTCGTGAGGCGGCTTTGGTGGTGGATAAGTCGATTGATGGGTCGTTTGATCGGTTGTATCTGTGGGATATCACTAAGGGTGTTGATCCGGAGCGGGTGATGGTTGGTCAGGATGATGCTGTGCCGGAGGTTGAGTATTCGGTGGTGGCTGTTCCTGGTGGTGTTGTTGATAGTGGGTTTGTGTTGGGTGGTTCGATCACGGTGTCGAATCCGAATACCTACGAGTCCGGTTGGATCGTGGCGGAGGTGGAGGATCAGATTTCGGTTGATTCTTTGGTCTGCACGGTGGCTGATGATGATTTGAATCCGGATGGGACGGTGACGATCGCGCCGAGTAGTTCGGTGGTGCTGGATTATTCGTGCACGACTGATGGGGTCACGGCTGAGACCACGGGTGAGAACGTGGCGGTGGTTTCGTGGGCTGATGGTGCGCGTGAGTCGATGAGTGATCCGGTTCCGGTTGAGTTTGTGCTCGATGGTGAGACGGATCGGGTCGTTGAGGTCTATGACGATCAGACGGATCCGGAGGCGGAGCCGGTGTTGTTGGGTTCTGCTGAGTGGAACGCTGACGGGGTGGGTATTCCGTTTGAGTACCCGTTGGCTGTTGATGCGCCGGTGGGTGAGTGTGCGACGTTCACGAACACGGCGTGGGTTGTGGTCACTGGTCAGGATCCGGAAGCCTCGGCTGAGGTGACGGTGTGCCGTGAGGCGGCTTTGGTCATCGAGAAGACGGTCGAGGCGTCGTTTGATCGGACGTATCTGTGGGATGTGCTCAAGGATCGTGCCGACGGTGGCGAGGACTTCGTCGAGGCTGATGAGACTGGTGAGGCGACGGTCCCTTACGCGATCACGGTGTTGTCTGAGGGCTATGTTGATTCCGGGTTTGAGTTGGGTGGGGTTATTACCATCACGAATCCGAATGTGTATGCCGAGGGTGTCATTGATGCCGTGGTTTCTGATGCGCTCTCGGTTGAGGGTGCGGTGTGTACGGTCTCTGGTTTGGGTGAGGGTGGGTCGTTGACCCTGGAGCCTGAGCAGTCGGTGGAGTTGGAGTATTCCTGCACGACCGAGGGGATGACGGCTGATTCCACGGGTGAGAATACGGCGATGGCTTCGTGGCATAACGGTGAGCGTTCGGCCAGTAGTGATCCGGTTCCGTTCGCTTTCGCGGTGGATACGGAGACGGATCGGACGGTTGAGGTCTTCGATGATCAGGCGGTCCCAGGCGCTGCTGGTGAGCTGTTGGGCACGGTGTCTTGGGATGACGTGACCGAGCCGGTGGATGAGTGGTCTGAGCAGTTCGCTCAGGAGTTGGTGTTCCAGGTCGAGGCCGGCACGTGTGAGACGTTTACGAACACGGCGTGGGTCGAGGTCACGGGTGAGAATCCGCAGGATGACGCGGTGGCGACGGTGTGTAATGAGGCTGATTTGATGGTCTCGAAGTCGTCGGTGGCTTCCTTTGACCGGTTGTATCTCTGGGATGTCAGCAAGGACGTGAATCGGACTACGGTGACCGTGGGTGCTGATGATGTGGCTCCTGAGTTTGATTACACGATTCTGGCGACTCCGGATGGTTTCGAGGATTCGGGTTGGGTGATGTCGGGTGAGATCACGATCATGAATCCGAACTCCGCGCAGCAGGGTCCGATCACGGCGACGGCTGTTGATCTTCCTGAGGTCGAGGGTGTTGAGTCCTGCACGGTCACCGGTGGTGACGAGGTCGTGATCGAGGCCGGGCAGACGCGCACGTTGGAGTATGAGTGCGTGGTGTCGGGTCAGCCGGCGTACGAGGGCTCGAACACGGTGGAGGTTACGTGGGATGGCGGTTTCGTAACCGCTAGTGCCGACGTCGTGTTTGAGCTGGCTGGTGAGACGGACAAGACGGTTGAGGTCTTCGATGATCAGACCGATCCGGAGGCCGAGCCGGCGTTGTTGGGCACCGCGACCTGGAATGAGGCCGGGGAATCCACGGAGTTCGGGTACACGATGGCGTTGGACGCTCCGGCGGGTCAGTGCACTGAGTACACGAATACCGCGTGGGTGGATGTTGCGGGGGAGAACCCGCAGGATTCGCAGACCGTGATGCCGTGTCGTGAGGCGGCTTTGGTGGTGGATAAGTCGATTGATGGGTCGTTTGATCGGTTGTATCTGTGGGATATCACTAAGGGTGTTGATCCGGAGCGGGTGATGGTTGGTCAGGATGATGCTGTGCCGGAGGTTGAGTATTCGGTGGTGGCTGTTCCTGGTGGTGTTGTTGATAGTGGGTTTGTGTTGGGTGGTTCGATCACGGTGTCGAATCCGAATACCTACGAGTCCGGTTGGATCGTGGCGGAGGTGGAGGATCAGATTTCGGTTGATTCTTTGGTCTGCACGGTGGCTGATGATGATTTGAATCCGGATGGGACGGTGACGATCGCGCCGAGTAGTTCGGTGGTGCTGGATTATTCGTGCACGACTGATGGGGTCACGGCTGAGACCACGGGTGAGAACGTGGCGGTGGTTTCGTGGGCTGATGGTGCGCGTGAGTCGATGAGTGATCCGGTTCCGGTTGAGTTTGTGCTCGATGGTGAGACGGATCGGGTCGTTGAGGTCTATGACGATCAGACGGATCCGGAGGCGGAGCCGGTGTTGTTGGGTTCTGCTGAGTGGAACGCTGACGGGGTGGGTATTCCGTTTGAGTACCCGTTGGCTGTTGATGCGCCGGTGGGTGAGTGTGCGACGTTCACGAACACGGCGTGGGTTGTGGTCACTGGTCAGGATCCGGAAGCCTCGGCTGAGGTGACGGTGTGCCGTGAGGCGGCTTTGGTCATCGAGAAGACGGTCGAGGCGTCGTTTGATCGGACGTATCTGTGGGATGTGCTCAAGGATCGTGCCGACGGTGGCGAGGACTTCGTCGAGGCTGATGAGACTGGTGAGGCGACGGTCCCTTACGCGATCACGGTGTTGTCTGAGGGCTATGTTGATTCCGGGTTTGAGTTGGGTGGGGTTATTACCATCACGAATCCGAATGTGTATGCCGAGGGTGTCATTGATGCCGTGGTTTCTGATGCGCTCTCGGTTGAGGGTGCGGTGTGTACGGTCTCTGGTTTGGGTGAGGGTGGGTCGTTGACCCTGGAGCCTGAGCAGTCGGTGGAGTTGGAGTATTCCTGCACGACCGAGGGGATGACGGCTGATTCCACGGGTGAGAATACGGCGATGGCTTCGTGGCATAACGGTGAGCGTTCGGCCAGTAGTGATCCGGTTCCGTTCGCTTTCGCGGTGGATACGGAGACGGATCGGACGGTTGAGGTCTTCGATGATCAGGCGGTCCCAGGCGCTGCTGGTGAGCTGTTGGGCACGGTGTCTTGGGATGACGTGACCGAGCCGGTGGATGAGTGGTCTGAGCAGTTCGCTCAGGAGTTGGTGTTCCAGGTCGAGGCCGGCACGTGTGAGACGTTTACGAACACGGCGTGGGTCGAGGTCACGGGTGAGAATCCGCAGGATGACGCGGTGGCGACGGTGTGTAATGAGGCTGATTTGATGGTCTCGAAGTCGTCGGTGGCTTCCTTTGACCGGTTGTATCTCTGGGATGTCAGCAAGGACGTGAATCGGACTACGGTGACCGTGGGTGCTGATGATGTGGCTCCTGAGTTTGATTACACGATTCTGGCGACTCCGGATGGTTTCGAGGATTCGGGTTGGGTGATGTCGGGTGAGATCACGATCATGAATCCGAACTCCGCGCAGCAGGGTCCGATCACGGCGACGGCTGTTGATCTTCCTGAGGTCGAGGGTGTTGAGTCCTGCACGGTCACCGGTGGTGACGAGGTCGTGATCGAGGCCGGGCAGACGCGCACGTTGGAGTATGAGTGCGTGGTGTCGGGTCAGCCGGCGTACGAGGGCTCGAACACGGTGGAGGTTACGTGGGATGGCGGTTTCGTAACCGCTAGTGCCGACGTCGTGTTTGAGCTGGCTGGTGAGACGGACAAGACGGTTGAGGTCTTCGATGATCAGACCGATCCGGAGGCCGAGCCGGCGTTGTTGGGCACCGCGACCTGGAATGAGGCCGGGGAATCCACGGAGTTCGGGTACACGATGGCGTTGGACGCTCCGGCGGGTCAGTGCACTGAGTACACGAATACCGCGTGGGTGGATGTTGCGGGGGAGAACCCGCAGGATTCGCAGACCGTGATGCCGTGTCGTGAGGCGGCTTTGGTGGTGGATAAGTCGATTGATGGGTCGTTTGATCGGTTGTATCTGTGGGATATCACTAAGGAGCGCCTCGGGACGGAGGAGCTCGTGGAGGCGGACCGCCAGGGTGAGGCCGACGTCCCCTACCTGATCTCCGTCACGAGCGCCGGCGTGGCCGACAGCGGTTTTGCGCTGGGTGGCTCGCTGACGGTCGTGAACCCGAACACCTACGAGTCCGGTTGGATCGTGGCCGCTATTGAACATGAGATCTCTATCGAGTCTCTCCTGTGCACGGTGGCTGATGATGATTTGAATCCGGATGGGACGGTGACGATCGCGCCGAGTAGTTCGGTGGTGCTGGATTATTCGTGCACGACTGATGGGGTCACGGCTGAGACCACGGGTGAGAACGTGGCTGTGGTCTCGTGGGCGGACGGAGACCGGTCCGTACGCACGGCGCCAGCAGCCGTCGAGTTTGTGCTCGATGGTGAGACGGATCGGGTCGTTGAGGTCTATGACGATCAGACGGATCCGGAGGCGGAGCCGGTGTTGTTGGGCACGGTCTCGTGGGACGAAGTGGACCCCTCCGACGATGAGTGGTCGAAAGACTTCGAACAAGAGTTGACCTTCACCGTCGACCCCGGCACATGCCAGGGCTTCGTGAACACCGCGTGGGTCGAGGTCACCGGGGAGAACCCCGAGGACAACGCCTCGGTGACCGTCTGCCACGAGGCGGAGCTCTTGGTTTCGAAGTCCGCTCAGGCGACCTTTGACAGGACGTATTTGTGGGAGATCGACAAGGACGTGGAGCGCGAGCACATCACCGTCGCGCACGACGGCGACGCGCCACAGTTCAACTACGCCGTGACGGCGACCCCCGACGGGCACGAGGACTCCAACTGGATGCTCTCCGGTCAGATCACCGTGACGAACCCGAACTCCGCCGAGCAAGGGCCGATCGTCGCAAGCATCGCGGATCAACCGGGCGTCGAAGGCGTGCAATCCTGCACGATTGCCGAGGGCGAGACCATCGACATCCAGCCGGGGGAGACCCTGACGCTGAATTATGAGTGTCGCATCGACGGCGAGCCGGCGCTGCGTGGCGAGAACGTCGTCGTCCTCACCTGGGACGGCGGTGCCGTCACGGCGACGGCCGACGTCGTCTTCGAGGTGGCGGCCGAAACCAACAAGTCGGTTGACGTCGTCGATGACCAGGCGAACCCGGACGCCGCGCCCACCGCGTTGGGAACGGCTGAGTGGAACGACGCTGGCGAGCCGACAACGTTCGAGTACGTCCTGACACGTGATGTGGCGGTCGGTGACTGTGAAACCTTCACCAACACCGCCACGCTCGTTGAAACCGAGGCGGAAGCTACAGCGGACGCCGAGGCCTGCCGCGAGGCAACGCCTCCGGTCAAGCTGCCGCCAACCGGACTCAACGCGGGGTGGATGTCCGCCCTGGGATTCGGGATGCTGCTCTTCGGCGCTGCGGCGCTGATCATGCGCCATCGCCGGAGCTAG